Genomic DNA from Torulaspora delbrueckii CBS 1146 chromosome 8, complete genome:
TTCTGGACAATTTTCGAAAAGTTTACTAGACTCAACAACTCACTAACGTCTTCAGCATTACCCGAGTTACCACCCGCTAAATTCTACgacatcttcctcaaatCTTTGCCTATAATGGATAGTCAGAGAAAGTCTCGACTCTTGGATTCCTTGATTGACCATTTGCCAAACATAGTCAATACAACCGGTAATAGTATTCTCAACATCATTGTTCAACTGCTCAACGACTATACGATAACCCAACAAGGTGATGTTGGGCGATTAGTGCGGATAAGTGCTTCTAAAATAGTCGCACGCCATAAAGACATTTTTTGGGAAACTAAGGACCagcaattgatcgatgatgTTGTCTCTAACCTTCTGAGATTAAGCGGAGAACAAGtgaaagaagcaagaaTCATCTGTTTCAAAACGCTCTGCAAAGTGTATGGTTATTCAGTTGAGGGTGGTTGTGAGGTCTCAAATTCTCGGTTGCTTGACTTTCAGcatcaattcttccaaggCAAATCGAGTGCCTTCTGGAAAGGTTATATGGTCACAGGTGGCGCaatcaacttttcaatttcgGAAGTTACCAATGCCATCGATGATTTTATGATCTATTACTACTCTCTACCTAGCGATCAGGATCGACTCAATATCTGTAACTGCCTCATGCGTATTATACCTTCTGCTAAAGAAGTTACAGAGCACCAAAACactattgaaaagaatgTACTAGGGCTTACAAAGCCGGATCTCCTCAAAACTACGATCacttttttgaatttttggacACGACTGATGGAGTCAGGTCTTATGATCGACCCTCATTTCAACTTTAATGGGGTCTATGCAAAGATCTACAACTTGAATCTAATCAAGGGCAGCAGCTTATTAAAGCTATGCACAATTCAGATGCTTCCGCATCTCTTATCGTCGCAAGTGTATTCTCTGAATGAGATTGATAGAGCATTTGCTAATAAAGTTATCAGGCGACTCTTAGTTTTAGCCCAGCGTGAGGCGCAACAAAAGGTCCAGATGAGTGGATCTGAATCTTCGCTTGTTCAAAAAGCCCTAATTGAAGCGCTGGCGCAGATATATGCAGAGCACGGGTATCTTAAACAACTTGAAATCCTTAAGAACGCCACGGCTAATGATAATGCAATCATAGCCTTATCAGAGTCACAGCTAATTTTATGACTTAATGGCGGATTATTTTGACGTCTGCTTTTCGGCAAACTCCAGCAAGCGGTGAAGCCTACTGCTCATGCGCAAATCGGCCGACGGAGAATAGTGCCGCTTATCACTCCTATAACTATGACCGACTTCCTTGGACGTGTACTTCTTTTCAAGGTCAACCAGCGATCTCATTGTTACTTCAGAGACATATTCATCCCCGAAAATCTGTCTCAGCGTATTTTGGTCAATTTCATTTCCACCAATGACGGAATGATGGGCCAAGAACCAATTGCCAACACTTCCAACTATCTCTAGAATTCTTTTGTCTCCTTTTTGTTCAGCTATGCTtaacttcaaaagctgTTCTATACGCGGCGGTAAAGCCCAAGTCAAGCTCCCATTAGAGCTCTGGTAAAGCGAAGAACCTTTTCTGCTGATAtattggaaaagaaagtAGTAAAGCGAATGATGACCTGCGCCAGTGAGACATGATTTCATCATGAAATAGTAGTCGCTAGTGGTAAAATGGTAGTCCTTCATCtgctcaagaaatttgaataaAGTGGAGGAAGTGAGGACAGATGAACGGCTGTTGGAAAAAGCCTTGAACAAGCAATGAAAACCCGAATAGCTTCTTTGTCCAGCCAGCATGGCCGTATCGACGAAATATTGACAGTAGTTCAACTCATATAACATATGTTCCATTATTGACATGACGAAATCCAGAGGTTTGTTTGCAACAAGGGTTACAAGAATGGTATTAACAATTAAAGCTTTCACAGAAGGGTTTGCAGTGGCAGGGATCTTGTGGTTGTCCAAAAATGTCTTCCAATCATTCAAACTTGGCCCAACGGACGAAAGCTTctgctgaagaaagtcCAAGTCTTGATACTCATTAAATAAATTGACATCAACATGGCACACGTAAGACATAAACTCATCCCATGATGATTGAGATTGAATAACTTTCCACCTGCGCTCAGGACAGGAATCAAAGGATTTGTCCTCGTTCAATGCCTGGATAACCTCATTGGCAGCATTCCTCTCACAGATCTCGATTAACAAGCTTTCATAATGATCATCCATTTCAAAATTCCAATCCTGTGTAATTTTTGATAGTAGTTTTATGCAAATATGCTCGTCCCCCAAAAGAATACATTTGTGCATGATGTCGAAGAAAAGTGGGAAAAAGACatcgatctcttcttgatctaATGAAAAGCTATTGCTTCTCAAAAGATTGCATTCTAATTGTGCTAGTAGTTTAGTGAATTGAGAAGtgtgaaagaagaaagccaTTTCTATCAATAGTTTGATATTCCTCGAACTGGGAGGTACAAGGCTCAGTCCCTCATACAAAAGTGACACAGATTCAGTTTTCGCAAGTGGTAGTAAACAATTCCTGTAAAATTTAGTATTCTGTTTCGATATTCCTCTCTGTTGAACCGCGCTTTCATAATTTGCCAATAGCTGAAGTagaaatttggaaagtGCATTTAGCTCTTCCGCTCCACACCTCAGGGATATTCGATATAGCATATTAGATATCTCATTGTAAAATTCCGCTGGTAACTTATCGCCAGTGTCTATCTCTTTCGCACTTTGAGAGATCCACCTTATCTGAGAAGACTGGATTTTACTCATGAGAGCAAAGTATAAGGCTCTCTTGTCTGTTGATCTTAATCGTTGTAGAGTTTTCAACACAATCGGAAGGTGTAAAACAGTAGCATGCTTTTGATGATTGGATTTTCTATTTCCAATGGCATTAGAAATCCAATTATCGATGACGGTCTGCGATTTTGAGATGGATCGTACCAACTCATCCATTGAGTGCTGCCGAGCttttattttcttcatttccTACCGACTTAGCTTTACTTATCAGCACATCGGAGGTTAATTTTCCAATGGAAGGCACTCGTTTGCCAACATTCATGATCTAGTactcttttgaagcttgaaCAGCCCTTCTCGTTGGAATCACTTTTAATcttgatgagcttgatCTAACTGGCCATCACATCTGACGTCTGCCTCGAATATCAAgaccttcaattgaaaatatcCGGGGCACCAGACACAAGTAGTTGCTCAATGCCCATTAATGCCTAGTAGAAGGTGAGTAGATGATGCGgatttttgagaaaaaAACTGATGTTGTATTATTAAATTATAGTGATATGAATTTTCGAGGATGAGAACTTCACTGGGCTAGTTTGCAGGCGAAGCAAGAAAATTTACTATTAAACCTTTCGCAGGCTCATGAGAATACAATGAGTGACTAATCGTCCTAGCTTCAAATTCCTGTCctctgtttcttcttctttggcacAGAATGGTCCATTACAACGCTCTTGGGTAACTTCCGCTTCCACTCTGATGAACACTCTGGCGAGTTCAGCAAGGTTGAATCATGTTTTGATGCTTCCTCTGtgatattgaggatttTTTTCGCATAAatcttttgcaattgctctttgtgctttgaaatccaaGGGTGGTGCAAACTTTGGTTACTGTCTAACCTCTTGGTCACATCGATTTCGAGCAGTTTCCGCACAAAGCTCTTGGCACTTTCAGCGACTGTATCCCATTGCTTAGCGGTAAAGTTTAGTTTACCCACTTTAGCATTCTGGATGATACATCTCTCAGTACCGTCACCGTAAAATGGGGAAATACCCGTCAACATTATATGGGTGATGACTCCAAGCGACCACAAATCACACTTACTATCGTATCCGTTCTGCTCAAGGGTAGCAGCTCGTGAGAAGCACTGATAGGCCTTCCTATTAGCCTTGAAACCAACTTCAGGTGCACAATATTCGGGTGTTCCAACTACGGTATGCATTCTTGCCTTAGCGGTCGATAAATCTTTGGCAATCCCAAAATCAGCTAATACTATTCTTGTGCATGGTTCTGGAGCGCACAACAAAATGTTATCCAGCTTCAAATCACGGTGTACTATCCCTTGATCATGCAAGTATTTTAGAGCATGAAGAATCTGGTAAACGATTATCAGCGACTCTGTctctgaaattgaagtcaGACAATCACCTTTCGCCAAATAAGAAAATAGATCACCACCTGGGATTAAATCCTGAAAAATGTAGAGATTGTCCCTCATATCACAATATGTGTGATGAACTTTGATAATATTGGGCTAAGACAAAAAGTTGTTAGTACAAATTTACTGGTCATCGGCATTACATTCTCCCAACATACATGATTCAATTTGAGTAATATCTTCGCCTCTTTGTCCAGCTTACTAGGCTTTAATTTGATAATCTTGACAGCATAATTTTCTGGCGTGCATTTTGAGAATGATCCCTCCTGCTTTTCCACATTGCTCAAGTTCTTGTAAGCCACTAGGACATGTCCAAAAGTACCGTTACCGATTAACCGAGAGGTGACTTCCCAGCGGCCAACcactctttcaaatcccAGCTGATCGAACAACGGAGAATTAGCCGCTAGCCCCAAAGCCCTAAACCTAAATGCTCTGCTATCTTGGTCATGAAGCTCAACCGAGTCCCCATCCTGCAGCAAATACGCACTATTCCTCTTAAGTAGAGCCCCATTCAGATACGTGCCATTCAGAGAACAGTCTTTAATGTAACACATAGGAGAGCTCTCTTCGTCAAATAAAATTGCCCAGAATACGCAATGGATAGATGAGACGACTGGATCGCTAAACACTAAATCACACTCCTTCTCATTACGGCCAAACTTTAACATTTTATGTTTGCAAATACCAATTCTCCTCGGATAGCCGCCGAAGCCCATACTCGTCATAGAGTCGTCTGAATCGTCCTCTACCCTATCTACCATCTCCAAGTATCCCAACATAGACTCCTGCATCGTTTCAACTTGTATAGATATGCTCAAAATCTTTCCCAGACCTTGTTGGTGTTTCTTAAGGTTGAAGTAAAGGTAAGAAATGGTAAAGAAATCGCGGACTTGTTAAGTACGCCACTCAAGCAAAGAATACATGATTTTAAACCAAGAGAGAGT
This window encodes:
- the MNE1 gene encoding Mne1p (similar to Saccharomyces cerevisiae MNE1 (YOR350C); ancestral locus Anc_7.42), which produces MKKIKARQHSMDELVRSISKSQTVIDNWISNAIGNRKSNHQKHATVLHLPIVLKTLQRLRSTDKRALYFALMSKIQSSQIRWISQSAKEIDTGDKLPAEFYNEISNMLYRISLRCGAEELNALSKFLLQLLANYESAVQQRGISKQNTKFYRNCLLPLAKTESVSLLYEGLSLVPPSSRNIKLLIEMAFFFHTSQFTKLLAQLECNLLRSNSFSLDQEEIDVFFPLFFDIMHKCILLGDEHICIKLLSKITQDWNFEMDDHYESLLIEICERNAANEVIQALNEDKSFDSCPERRWKVIQSQSSWDEFMSYVCHVDVNLFNEYQDLDFLQQKLSSVGPSLNDWKTFLDNHKIPATANPSVKALIVNTILVTLVANKPLDFVMSIMEHMLYELNYCQYFVDTAMLAGQRSYSGFHCLFKAFSNSRSSVLTSSTLFKFLEQMKDYHFTTSDYYFMMKSCLTGAGHHSLYYFLFQYISRKGSSLYQSSNGSLTWALPPRIEQLLKLSIAEQKGDKRILEIVGSVGNWFLAHHSVIGGNEIDQNTLRQIFGDEYVSEVTMRSLVDLEKKYTSKEVGHSYRSDKRHYSPSADLRMSSRLHRLLEFAEKQTSK
- the MEK1 gene encoding serine/threonine protein kinase MEK1 (similar to Saccharomyces cerevisiae MEK1 (YOR351C); ancestral locus Anc_7.41) — translated: MVDRVEDDSDDSMTSMGFGGYPRRIGICKHKMLKFGRNEKECDLVFSDPVVSSIHCVFWAILFDEESSPMCYIKDCSLNGTYLNGALLKRNSAYLLQDGDSVELHDQDSRAFRFRALGLAANSPLFDQLGFERVVGRWEVTSRLIGNGTFGHVLVAYKNLSNVEKQEGSFSKCTPENYAVKIIKLKPSKLDKEAKILLKLNHPNIIKVHHTYCDMRDNLYIFQDLIPGGDLFSYLAKGDCLTSISETESLIIVYQILHALKYLHDQGIVHRDLKLDNILLCAPEPCTRIVLADFGIAKDLSTAKARMHTVVGTPEYCAPEVGFKANRKAYQCFSRAATLEQNGYDSKCDLWSLGVITHIMLTGISPFYGDGTERCIIQNAKVGKLNFTAKQWDTVAESAKSFVRKLLEIDVTKRLDSNQSLHHPWISKHKEQLQKIYAKKILNITEEASKHDSTLLNSPECSSEWKRKLPKSVVMDHSVPKKKKQRTGI